The proteins below come from a single Oryzomicrobium terrae genomic window:
- a CDS encoding PP0621 family protein, whose amino-acid sequence MAKFLLFLLTLFVVWAVFFRPAKRLRRDERQGPNLPAAPERMVACSHCGVFVPESEAVAGDRPGRFFCGEAHRQLEDGGHGPA is encoded by the coding sequence GTGGCTAAATTCCTCCTTTTTCTCCTGACTCTCTTTGTCGTCTGGGCGGTTTTTTTTCGTCCGGCCAAGCGTCTGCGGCGTGACGAGCGGCAAGGGCCGAATTTGCCTGCTGCGCCGGAGCGCATGGTGGCCTGTTCGCATTGCGGCGTTTTCGTCCCCGAAAGCGAAGCCGTCGCCGGTGACCGGCCGGGGCGCTTCTTTTGTGGCGAAGCCCATCGCCAGCTTGAAGACGGCGGCCACGGGCCGGCCTGA
- a CDS encoding sensor histidine kinase: MPDSYWTSFRYFNLYRLLIAGFLVLYAWASAYQHNPVLGWWISVGYATETLAAVMLGTRIRQRFTLQLTLQVGVDILVMTTLMYLGGGIRTGLGAMLLVSLAAAGLVGEARWVLFYAALATLSLLFGEFMRGVNSEFDAVGFFQAGLLSAGFFTSAISARLVARRVVANEELARRRGIALQNQVRISQRVMEEMQDGVLLVSGGNTVIQYNPRAAELLGLPPGFAGALAGSAPEVFNALAAWRTGGAALLDIRRPGGVVALRVRFVGTDSTSDEALVFLEDLSSLQAQAQQLKLAALGRLTGSIAHEVRNPLAAISHAGELLREERRDALQERLIRIILDNTARIDRIVTDVLQLGRRDRANPEGIELQGFVASLVEELVPAAAVAEGNPDNTLVQAKEGMIRSDVPAGLAITFDRSHLYQVLANLLRNALRHCQRRPGSVLVFATVAEGQIELHILDDGPGIDEAQRIQVFEPFFTTQHQGTGLGLYIARELCEANGARLDLLENNPGAHFRIVARSTTCPLSPPRATNDAPATMSPGSSLSTTSPTSGSSSI, translated from the coding sequence TTGCCGGATTCCTACTGGACCTCGTTCCGCTACTTCAATCTCTACCGGCTCCTGATTGCCGGTTTCCTGGTTCTTTACGCCTGGGCGTCGGCTTACCAGCACAACCCCGTGCTGGGGTGGTGGATTAGTGTCGGCTATGCCACGGAAACCCTTGCTGCAGTAATGCTCGGAACCCGTATCCGGCAACGCTTCACCCTGCAGCTGACCCTGCAAGTCGGCGTCGACATCCTGGTGATGACGACCCTGATGTATCTCGGCGGCGGTATCCGTACCGGTCTGGGGGCCATGCTCCTGGTCAGCCTGGCCGCTGCCGGACTGGTCGGAGAGGCGCGCTGGGTGTTGTTCTACGCGGCGCTGGCAACCCTGTCGTTGCTGTTCGGCGAGTTCATGCGAGGAGTGAACAGCGAATTCGACGCAGTCGGCTTCTTCCAGGCGGGCTTGTTGTCGGCCGGGTTTTTTACGTCGGCTATTTCTGCCCGTCTGGTGGCGCGCCGGGTCGTGGCCAACGAAGAGCTTGCCCGGCGCCGCGGCATTGCATTGCAAAACCAGGTGCGCATCAGCCAGCGCGTCATGGAAGAGATGCAGGATGGCGTATTGCTGGTCAGCGGCGGTAATACCGTGATCCAGTACAACCCCCGGGCGGCTGAATTGCTCGGCCTTCCCCCTGGGTTTGCCGGGGCGTTGGCGGGGAGCGCTCCGGAGGTGTTCAATGCCTTGGCGGCATGGCGGACCGGCGGGGCGGCCCTGCTGGATATCCGTCGCCCCGGTGGCGTCGTGGCCCTGCGCGTGCGTTTCGTCGGAACAGACAGCACCAGCGACGAGGCCTTGGTTTTCCTTGAGGATCTTTCGTCCCTCCAAGCGCAGGCCCAACAACTCAAGCTGGCCGCCCTGGGGCGTCTGACCGGCTCCATCGCACACGAGGTGCGCAATCCTCTGGCTGCCATTTCTCACGCCGGCGAGTTGCTGCGCGAGGAGCGGCGCGATGCGCTGCAGGAGCGCTTGATCCGCATCATTCTCGACAATACCGCGCGGATCGACCGGATCGTCACCGATGTGCTGCAACTGGGGCGGCGCGACCGGGCGAATCCGGAGGGCATTGAATTACAAGGATTCGTGGCGTCGTTGGTCGAAGAGCTGGTGCCGGCGGCTGCCGTGGCCGAGGGGAATCCGGACAATACCCTGGTACAGGCCAAAGAGGGCATGATCCGGTCCGATGTTCCCGCGGGTTTGGCGATTACTTTCGATCGTTCCCATCTCTATCAGGTCCTGGCCAATCTGCTGCGCAATGCCTTGCGTCATTGCCAACGCCGTCCCGGCAGTGTGCTCGTCTTCGCGACGGTGGCGGAAGGGCAGATAGAATTGCATATCCTCGATGATGGTCCGGGTATCGATGAGGCCCAGCGGATCCAGGTCTTCGAACCTTTCTTCACCACCCAGCACCAGGGCACCGGACTGGGGTTGTACATCGCCCGCGAACTCTGCGAGGCCAATGGCGCACGACTCGATCTGTTGGAAAACAATCCCGGCGCCCACTTCCGTATCGTCGCAAGGAGTACCACGTGCCCCCTCAGCCCCCCGCGCGCAACGAACGACGCACCTGCGACCATGTCGCCCGGGTCCTCGTTGTCGACGACGAGCCCGACATCCGGGAGCTCCTCGATCTGA